The window ATTTTTATTTTACTGGGCGAACAATTACCGGGTATGTGGGCCAATATGCCAGAGGTTGCACAAGCTGCGGGGGCGAGCCATCCTTGGATGCTATTTGCTTATGTGGCCATCATTACGGTGGCTCTGGCGATTTTGCGTTTTGGCTGGGTTTGGATCTCAATGACGTTAACCGTATTCCATAACCGTCGCCGTGGTAAAGAAGCGGATGTGGTTCATATTCGTATGATGGCGGTTATGGCGACGGCGGGGGTGCGTGGTGCGATTACATTAGCGGGTATTTTAACGCTGCCACTATTAATGCCAGACGGATCTTTATTCCCAAATCGTGATGTCGCTATTTTCTTAGCGATGGGCGTTATTTTGTGTTCATTATTGATTGCCAGTATTGCATTGCCGATTTTAACGAAAGGCTTAGTACAGGATTTACCGTATGATAATGACGAAATTCGTGCTCGTTTAGCACTCAATGAAGCGGCTATGGCGCATTTGCGTGAGTTAATGAATCACCCTTCGGAGGATATGGATGAAATTGCCATGCGTACCGAGGTTGGGGCGCAGTTGTTAGAAATTTATGGCCGACGACTGGATAATACCGATGAAACTGAATCTGATGTCTATGATTTACATCGAATGATAGAAATGGAACGGGAGATGTCTCGCTCAGCACTGAAAGCGAAACGCGATGCGTTATACCAAATGCGCAAAGGGAAAAACATCAATGAGCGCGTTTACCATCGTTTGCGTGATGAGCTGGATTTAAAAGAAGAAACGTTAAATCATCATAAAAGTGGTAAACATTAACCTAATTTATTGAGATGATAGAAGGCCTGAAAGTGATAATTCAGGCCTTTTGATTAGGTAGGGTAAACATGTCATCAGGGAGATACACATGGATAAGTATCAATTTACCGAAAAAGAAATAAACCGAATTTGGGATCAGGCTATCTTTATTTCTCATGTAAATGAAAAAAAAGGGTTTCGGCAAGACGAGCAGGGGTGCTGGATCCGCCGTAGTGAATATGGCAACTCACAAAGCGAATATGGTTGGCTACCTATCAAAGTTAGGAAAACGAACGGTAAACTGGAGGCGAGTGATTTTATCCCATGCCATTGGTCCATGGTGGCTGAGCAACAGCCATTTTTGCACCATCAATCCAAATTAAAAATAGTGCCATTTGATAGTGTGAGTCCTACCAAGCTCGAACAACTTTGGGCATGCACAAAGCCGCATTCTTATGAAAATGAAGCGAAAGGATTTCGTCTTGATACCTTCGGAAATTGGATTGGGCGTAGCCTGTATGGTGCGGCCGATAGCCCGTTTGGTTGGTGTGTTGTTTTAGTTGAAGGTGATTGCGATGCTCATGAGCAGGAAGAAGCGAAAATATTCCCTGCTAACCTTCAATACATACGGCAGCTTCTGGCTTCTGGGAAAACGGTCTCAACTTCAAAAGGATGGACGACTGAGGATAGTGTCGAGTTAGCTGTACAAGGATTAGATATCGGCATCAATGTCGCCGGTTCCATCGTGGCATCAGCCATCATGCTACCCTTTTCTTTCTTACAATAACCGTTAAAAAATAAAATGGTCGCATTTGAATTTGAAAAAGATATTGTTTAGTGTGCCTTTGTATTTTGGGAACTTAGCTATGTTTACTGTTGTTACTTATTTAGACATTATTACCATCACTTAGTGGTGGGAATACGTGACAGCTAAAACCCGCCAAACAAGGCGGGGTGAGGTTGTTGACAAAGCGGGAGAAAAGCGTGGTTTTGCAACATTGTGTTATCGAGCACATCCATACTTATTAGACTACCCTGAAATTCGTTGAATAAAGTTTGATGGGCTTTGCCCCAACCACTTTTTAAACATTGTTGAAAACGACCCCACACTGCTGTAACCCAAGTCAAAGGCGACCTCGGTAATCGATTTCCCCGCAGAGATATGGGTGATAGCACTGAGTAAACACGCTTGTTGACGCCAATCTGAAAAAGACAACCCGGTTTGAGCCCCGAAAAACCGACTGAAAGAACGCTCACTTTTGTGTAGCTTTGCCGCCCACTCTTGGGGAAGAGACGTGATTTGGGGGGCTTTTAAAAATTCACGACACATTTGGGCTAGGTGCTCGTCCCGTGGGATCGGCGCATAAAATGGTAACGGTTCTGCTCGAGCAATTTCGTGTAAGATCAGTTGGATCATTACACCATCGCGACCGTGAAGATCATATTCGATCGGCGTATCTACCGCTTCCAGTAACAACTGGCGAAGCAATGGAGAAACTCTAAGCACTTCACACTTATTCCCTCTGCGCGGAGCGGCACTCGGTTCGATATACAAGCTCCGAGTGCTGACATTCAACATGCGTGTTTCATGGGGGGTATTGCAAGGGATCCACACACCACTATCTGGGGGGATAACCCACTCACCATCATCTGTACTCACTTCAATCAACCCTGTCGCGCCATATAAAAACTGTGCACGACGGTGAACGTGAGAATCCAGTAAAACATTCGGTAGATAGTCTGTCCCGATAGCAAGAACATCACGGGGAACTGCATCAACGGTTTTAAGAGGAATATTTCGCATAGCAATTTCTTATTGGCTGAAATTCAAACATAACGATTTATTTTATGAATATAGGCAATTTTTATTGATATAACCACATGTTTTCCATGGTTGGCTGAAATTCCGATCTCTTTGGCTGTTTTTCAAAAGTTGGTTATGTGGGAAATGTTTACTCTATCGCGGCAACCTAATGTACGCCTGAGGTAGAGTTATCATGGAAAATTACAATGATCAGAATGATGAGCAAGTCGGACTGATTGGATCGTTAACCCGTCGTCGGTTTATTCAAGGCAGCTCTGCCCTCATGGCTGTCCCATTTATTGCCGCTAATGCGGTTGCATCAACCCCCGAAAACGCCGATATCATCCCAACAAAAACCATTAATAATGAGGGGGAGCGCGTGGTTTCCACTTGCAGTAGTTTTGACTGTGGGGGGAAATGCGATATTCGTGCCCATGTGAAAGAGGGGGTTGTGACACGCATTAGTACGCGACCGGACGCAGATCTCGATGAAGAAATGCCCATCATGCGCGCTTGTGTGCGTGGACGTAGCTATCGAAAATTTGTTTACCACCCTAACCGCCTGAAATACCCAATGAAACGTGTTGGTAAACGTGGAGAAGGGCGCTTTGAGCGGATCAGTTGGGAAGAAGCGACGACGTTGATTGCCAGTAATATGCAACGCATCAACGAACAATATGGCCCAGCATCACGTTTTGTGAGCCTGAGTACTGGGGTTACTGGTGGTATTTTCTCCGGCGCGAATATGCTACGCCGCCTATTTAATATCACAGGCGGTTTTCTGGAAAATTACCACTCAGTGAGTAATGGCAATACCATGGCGGTCACTCCTTATACCTATGGAACGTCAGCCAGTGGAAGCACATTAGACACACTCGAAGAGACGCCATTAGTGATTTTATGGGGGCATAACCCCAATGAAACCATTTTTGGGCATTCGAATCATTATTTCCAGAAAATGAAGAAAAATGGCACCAAATTTATTGTTGTCGATCCGCGCTATTCCGACACCGTATCATCATTAGCTGACCAATGGATCCCGATCTTGCCGACCACGGATAACGCCATGATGGACGCAATGATGTATGTGATCATCAGCGAAAATCGCCATGATCAGGCCTTTATCGATAAATACACTATTGGCTTTGATGAACACCAGATGCCTGACGGTGTGCCTGAAAATGAGTCATTGGTGGCATATTTAATGGGGAAAAAGGATGGTGTCGTGAAGACCCCTGAATGGGCTGAGCCGATAACCAAAGTCCCCGCTGACACTATTCGCCAGCTAGCACGTGAATATGCAAGTACTAAACCTGCCGCACTAATGCAGGGATGGGGACCTCAACGCCATATTTGTGGCGAACGTTCAGCCCGCGGTGCAACGTTGTTAGCCACTATCACCGGTAATGTGGGGGTAAAAGGGGGTTGGGCGGCAGGTTATGGGATGGCTGTCACGCCTGATTTACGTAAAACATTAGCGGGGCCAAGCTTATTCGAAAACCCAGTTAAGGCGAAAATCAACATCACCAATTGGGTGCAAGCCTGTGAGGATAAAAATCTGGTCACCCCAGATAATGGTCTGAAAAATGCAGAAAAACTCGATACTGAGATCAAAATGATTTTCTCATTAGCGGGTAATTATATGACTAACCAAAACCCTGACATTTTACATGCAGCTAAGGTGTTGGAAGATGAAAGCAAGGTCGAGTTTATTGTATACAGCGACCTGTATATGACACCGAGTGCCAAATACGCCGACATTTTGTTGCCGGAAACCAGTTTTTTAGAGCGCTGGAATGTCGGGGGGACTTGGGGAACGGGTAACTACATTATTCTTTCTGAAAAAGTGATTGAACCTGAATTTGAACGTCGTAGTGATTATGAATGGTTGTGTGACGTGGCTGAAAAACTTGGCGTAGGCGAGAAATTTAGCGAAGGTCGCACGGAAAAGCAGTGGATTGAACATTTAGTGAATGATGCACACCAAAAACGCCCTGAGGATGGCATTCCGACCTTTGATGAGTTGCTGGTTAAACGACGTCACTTACTGAAACACAAACCGCATATCGGGCATGTGGCTTTTGAAAAAAATATTCACGACATTGAAAACCACCCGTTTGAAACGCCGTCCGGAAAAATTGAAATTTTCTCTAAGCGGTTGTATGACCGTAACGATGTTGATATTCCTGCATTATCCCATTATGTCCCTGCTATTGAGGGGCCTGAAGACGAATTAACGTCACGTTTCCCATTGCAGCTTATTACTTGGAAAGGTCGTAACCGAGCCAATTCAACGCAATTTGCGAATCCATGGTTGCAGGAAGTCCAGCGTCAAGAGCTGTGGATCAACCCTATTGATGCAAAACACCGTCACATTACTGAGGACGATCGCGTGAAAGTGTATAACGATCGCGGGGTCACGATGGTGCCCGTAAAAATTACCTCGCGGATCATGCCAGGCGTGGTGGCACTGCAAGCTGGTGCATGGTGGCAACCCGATGAAAACGGTATCGACCAAGGTGGGTGCGCCAACGTATTAACCTCGGCGCGTAGCACTGCAATGGCCCATGGAAATGCCCATCAGACATTATTGGTGGAGGTGACAAAAGCATGAGTAAATTCCACGTTTATCCCGCAGTGAGTGACAAACAACTCGGGTTTTATATTGATTCGGCGCGTTGTTCTGGTTGTAAAGCGTGTCAGGTGTCCTGTAAAGATAAAAACAATCTCGATGTCGGACGAAAATTCCGTCGTGTATACGAAGTGACCGGTGGCGAGTTTATTGAAAACGGCACAGGTGGGCTGGTGAATAATGTCTTTGCTTATACATTATCCATTTCATGCAACCACTGTGCCGACCCAATGTGTGTCAAAAATTGCCCAACAACCGCAATGCATAAACGTGAAGGAGACGGCATTGTGATGGTCAATACGGATAAATGCGTGGGTTGTGGTACCTGTGCGTGGTCTTGCCCATATGGTGCACCGCAAATGAACCCTGAAACACAGCAAATGTCCAAATGCGATTTTTGTATTGATCTGCAACTTAAAGGTGAACAGCCCGTTTGTGTGGCAACGTGCCCGCTAGGGGCTATCCAGTTTGGTCCAATTGACGAGCTCAGAAAGCGTTATGGTGAATTAGCAGATGTGAGGGGATTACCAGACTCTTCGATTACGCATCCTAACCTTGTGATCCATCCACACCAAGGTTCAGGTCGACAATCTCAAGACTCACAAGGAGAAGCCAAATGAACGAATGGCCATTATTGTTATTCACATTTTTAATGCAAACATCCATTGGGTTGAGTGTGATGTTAGCGCTTTTTGCAAAAAAATTATCCGCTAATTTAACAGGCAAAACTCACTCACAGTTTTTGCTGTGGTATGTATTTGTCGCCTGCGCATTTGCGGGGATCGGCTTATTGTCCTCAATCACCCACCTAGGGGTTCCTTTGAATGCGCCGAATTCACTGCTGAATATTTTTTCATCGTGGTTAAGCCGTGAAGTGGTATTCACCGCCACCTATTTTGCTTTTCTTGGGCTAACCTTTTTATGGCTATGGTTTAAAAAAGAGTTGTCTTACTTGTTACTGGGATTGGCGGTTATTGCCGGGCTTTGCGATGTGTATGCCATGGCATCAATCTATCGTTATACATCAATGCTAACTTGGATGAATGATAATACCTACCTGATGTTTTACGGCACCATGCTAACGGCTGGTGCGGCGGGGTATTATTTATTAATCAGTCTATTATCGCGCTTTAATGGGGGGCGTTCTACGGTACAAATCCCCACTCGCGGTCTGTGGATCTTATGGGCAGTTATTGGTGTTAGCTTAATTATTCGTTTGGTTTATCAACCTACTTATGAAAGTTACCTTGTCCATACCAGTTATAATAACGAATCGATAACTTTTCCGGTGGATTCCATCCGCGCTTATCAAGGGATTTGGTCATTACGTATCACAAGCTGGATTGTGGGGATGTTAGCGGTGATCGTTTTAGGGATTGGCATATTCCGACAGATGCGTACAACCTCAAGTGAGGTATTAACCTCAAATGGTCAGGGCTATTTATTACTCGGGTGTGGTTGCGCGATGGTTGCTGAGTTTATGCTGCGTTATTGCTTTTACGCTATTCATATTTAAGGCAATTGTAATACATTTTTTAGGGCGTCACGGTAATTATGATCCATTTTTCACATTACGCAGCGGCATTTAATATTTTGGGTACTTGCTATCTGTTTTCACCCAATGATGATGCCAGTCACTATGCATTAAGCTTTTTTAAACTAGATGATTTTGCTGCTCAGTGGCCCTGTAAAATCAGTACGCCGCTTAGTGAACGCATTTCGGCGTCGCTAAAAATAGAAACGGCAACACTGCATACTCAGTGGACAGATTTATTTATTGGTCCCAATACATTACCCGCCCCACCATGGGGCTCGGTATACCTTGACCCGGAAGGCGTATTGCAAGGCTGTTCTACGATGGCATTGAGTGAGTTTTTAAAACGGGAGCGTTTAAAAATTCAGACGCGTTATCCAGAGCCATCAGACCATGTTGGCTTAATGTTATTTCAAGCGGCGGTTTTAGCTTCACAAGTTAGAGAGGCGGCATTAAAAGCGTTGTTGAATGACCATCTGGGGAATTGGTTACCACAATTTTCTCAGCAATTAAATCGAACAAAGCAGAGCCCTTTTTATAATGCGCTAACGGAATTAACCTTGGTGACTGTCAGGTCACTAATATAGCTATTTATTCAATATTTTTGATACTTAAATGATTAATTAAACATAATATTTGAATGATGAAATAGTTAATAATTTATAATTAAATGAACATTGATTTAGTTATAAGAAATGCAAATTAAAATGATTCTTACTTTATATTTTTAAGCCATAATGCGTTTTTAAGTCATACTACTTAATGATGTCTATGAAAACTTAAAGGGGTATAAAGTGGTCAATCTATTTAATCGGCTATTGTCCCATGAAGATGCGGGGAAATTACTGTTACGCTTTGCTGTGGGCGGGTTGATGCTATTCCACGGAATGAGTAAGTTATTAACGGGAGCCAGTGGTATCAAAGCATTGCTGGCTTCTTATGGCTTGCCTGAATTTATCGCTTACGGCACTATTTTAGGAGAGGTGGTTGCCCCTATTTTTATTATTTTAGGGATTTTAACTCGCCCATCTGCCTTATTAGTGGCATTCACCATGGTGGTTGCATGGTTAATGATTGGGTTAGACAAAACCTTTGTTCTTGATAAAACAGGAGCATGGGCGATTGAAAGCATTGTCTATTTCTTCCTGAGTTCACTTGCGCTGGCATTTATGGGAGCAGGGAAATTTTCGATTATCAAAAACCCGTGTTGGCGATAAGTTAGTTTTTATTAAGTTTTGACATTGCCTTTGAAAAAAGACCATCAAAAATTTTCTGATGGTCTATTTTTTTGCCTAAAAATGGGCGTTTCAAGATAAACGATAGTTTTGCAATATTGGTAGTTTAAGCCATTTTAGCTATAATAGACATTCAAGCCATTTTATATTGTCGGTGATATATGGAAACTATCTCAGCACAGGTTGCTAAAAATCAATTTGGTGATTTGTTGATGAAAGTTCAACGTGCGCCTGTTGAAATAAGCAAGCACGGTAAACGTGTTGCTGTTGTTATCTCTGCGGACGAATATGATCAGCTTATGCAATTAAAATTACAGAGCCTAAAAGCGGTTTTGGCGGAATCTATTGCACAAGCAGAACGCGGTGAATTTCATAGCATAGATGATGTATTTGCTCCGTTGACTGGGGATGAACTTGATAATAAGGCTTAAGGATGAGCGTTAGGTTTACTCAGAAAGCGAAAGGACATATCCACTCAATTAGGCTTTATTCTATGCGTAGATGGGGGGCTAATGTTGCAGAGGCTTATGCTAACTCATTACGAGTGACAATGACCGATATACTCGCGCCCCAGCCATCTCTTGGTCGTGATCGTAGTGAAGATTTGTATTTGGGTGTTTTCAGTTTCCCTGTTGAAAGCCATATTATTTATTATCGAAAAGCGCCTGAAGGTATTGAGGTGCTGGCAGTATTACATCATACACAAGATCCCCATTCTCATTTATAAAAATCCGTTCTGGCAATAAGTTAATCTTGATTAGGCTTTTGTGATTACTTTTGAAAAAAGACCATCAAAAATTTTCTGATGGTCTTCATTACCTCGAGCTTTCATTTTTATCCTTTCGATAGCGATCCACAAACCCACCGCCAGTATTGATGGAGGAGAACAGCCTCATGCGCATGTGATGATGAGTTTACGTGTGAATGACGGCATAGATCGCGCGCCTGACCAGTATTTTAAAAGGTTTAATGCAAAATATCCTGAGCGTGGTGGAGCTCAAAAGGATTCAGGGCATAGCTTAACGTTGACTGAACAGCGCGAGGCGCTGGTTGATTTGCGTGAGCGTTGGGCGGATACCCATAACCGTTATGTTTAAAATGTAGGGATTGAACAGGCGCGAATAGATCACCGTTCGCTGGCTGATCAAGGGATAGCACGATTGCCCGAGTATCACCTCGGTTTTGAAGCGTCAGGACGACTTTCTGAACTGGATAAACTAATGACTATCAAAGGACGAAATGAACCCGATACTGAGAGATGCGTAATGAGCGAATCTCTTTTGATGTAACGTATGAAAATAAATGATTTTTAGCGCATATAATAGAATGCTTGAAGATATGAATTTTTAATGGATTTTTATACTTTCTTAGCTTGAGTTCTCATTCCTTTTAGTGGCTTATCCCATTTAATAAATTTATTTCTCACATAATTTTTTATCTATTGTATATGTGGTTACCATTGTTGACGATTTATCCGTGCACCTAATGTAACCTTTTGATAAAAGGTTATTTTTCATGCCTAAAAAAATAACTAAGCTTATTAATAACCCTATTATTGCTATAAATAAAAGATATTTGAATATTTGGTTATTTAATTTTATTTCACTTGATGATTTTGCTGCTCGGTAAAAAATAAACGATAAATATAGGGTAAATGGGGAGACAAATATTAATGATGTAAAATATAGAGACAAAGTTATTTTGTCCTCTAATCTTAAATATTGGATGTATGTAGATAAAGAAATAAATACACTTAACAAAGAAATTACAATAAAAAACAATGAATTAAATTTATTCTTTGTATTATTATCCACGGCTAAGTGCCCTCCAGTTATTAAATATCGGTTGAGGGCTTCTTGTTTCAGCTTTAGCGCGGCGGTGAAATTTTAGGTCTCTTATTATGGATTCACTAATCCCTAATTCATTATCAAGCCAATACAAAATACCAACAATTACAAAACCTATGAAAAAGACACCTAAGGTTACTAGTATAACACTTGTTCCACCGGTTAATGCAGCCGTTACTAAGCCTCCTGTAACTGTTGCTGTTATTTGTGTACCAACAGCTAATTTTGCCATATCCATAGTTATGTTTACGAAAAAATTAACCAGTGTGTATTCATCCCTAAATATTAGTTCTACAACTCTATAAGCTGCAGAAAATACAATAGAAAAGCGAGCAGCCCCCACGGATACATTATTCATCCCCTGAGTACCTGCACCCATGTATAGAATTCGAGGGTTGTTTGCTAAATATCGAGTTCCGTCTAAGAACGTTCTAATTCCGGCATGACCTGATAGACGAATATAAACATTACCGTTTGGTCCTGTATATTGAGTTGCTCTAATATTGAAATTTCCAAACTCATTAATAATTCTGTCTACCCTGTATGCTTCATAAATATTTCCTGAGAATGAAGATACTATATCTCCAATATCAAATACCGTTTCTTTTGGATCTTTGAAAGGTGTCGGAGTCGATAGATTTTTTAAAATATAATCCGCTTCCTCAATGGTGATAACAGCTGCGACATTATCATCGTCTTTTTCGTTATTAAGGATACCCCTAATTTTTGTAAGATTTGCTTGGTAGTAAAGTTCATCATAGTTAGGGACGGTTTCAAAACTGAATTTATCATCAGCATCAATGAGTGTTTTTGAAACAGGGTCATATTTATATGCCATGCGACTCCTTGAATTTGGGTTATGGACTGTGAGTATAGCATAAGATATGCCACTCATTCGACAATAAATAGCCTAATGCTCCAATGTGGTACTAATCAAAATGGAGCGAAGCGACAACCATTTTTAGGATCATTAATTATTTTTTAGTACAACAGTACGAAAAAAATCATCCAATAAATGGCTATCTCGGCAAAAAGGCTCAGGAAATGCCAAACGCTCAGCACGTTCAATACTCTCAGCCACTAACGCATCTATTGCAGGACGCCTTGCACCGTAATGGCTTTCATCGACGTTCGACTTTATTTCTAACAGCTCTTTAATCTCTGCCAACACAAGTTTATCGGTAACTGTTGCGGCCACTAACTCTGAAAAGGCCATCGGTGGCATATTTTTATGTATTGCTATCCAGCGTAACGCTAAAATCGCTCTAAGTAGATAAAAATACTTTTTCAGTTTGACTTCCTTACCTTTAAAATCCGTATGTAAGTTGCGTTTACTAATTGATAAATAATGATATCGGGACTTTAATGGTGAATAAAATTTTGTGGCAAGTTCCTCTAACTCAGCAAAAAAGTCTTCGTCTTTAAAATAAACGATAGGGGAATGTAGCCATTCGATTAATGCGGGGTTTGAATTGCGCATTAATCTCAACGCTTTGGATAATTCCCAGCCCGATATATCTAGCTCATCATCTATCGGTTTTTCTATTACATCCCGTTTGGGGTCGAGAGTTAAGTACCAGTCTAATTTATGCACATAGATAAACCGCACATCATAGTCGCTATCGCGGGAGGCAAAGCCCCAACCGCGACTGCCTGATTCACAAGCAAAAAGAATTTTAACGTGATGACTTTCTTCTATGTCTTTTAGAGTACTGCATATCCGTTCTTTCATTAGCACGGATACACTTCCGCTGTTGGTTTCCATACTTTCTCATCTTATTTACCCCTTCACACACACTACTTGGCGGAGGGTATGAACAATTTCTACCAGTGATGATTGAGCGGCCATCACCGCATCAATGTCTTTATACGCCATCGGAATTTCATCAATAACATCACTGTCTTTTCGGCATTCAACGTGTGCAGTCGCTATCTTTTGGTCATTTATGGAGAAACGTTTCTTGGCTTCAGTTCGGCTCATCACACGACCTGCACCATGGCTACAAGAACAAAAGCTCTCTTCATCACCCAGTCCGCGCACAATAAAGCTTTTTGCTCCCATTGAGCCAGGAATGATCCCCATTTGGCCTTTTCGGGCAGAAACAGCGCCTTTTCGTGTTACTAAAACTTCCTCACCAAAATGTTGCTCTTTTTGCACATAGTTATGGTGGCAATTGACCGCTTCTTGTTGTGTGGTAAACGGCTTTGGAATTTCACGGGAAAGCGCTTCCAATACGCGGTGCATCATCACTTCACGGTTATGGCGGGCGAAATCCTGCGCCCAACCCACAGCTTCCATATAGTCATTAAAATGCACGCTGCCTTCTTCAAAGTACGCTAAGTCCCTATCTGGCAAATTAGCGATATGCTGTTGCATATCTTTTTGTGCCAATGAAATAAATAGGTTACCTATCGCATTTCCCACCCCGCGAGACCCACTATGCAACATTACCCACACGCGGTCTTGCTCATCCAAACACAATTCAATAAAGTGATTTCCAGTTCCCAACGTCCCTAAGTGGTTGTAATGGTTAGTTCCACGCAATTTAGGGTACTTATCACAAATACGTTTAAAATCCTCATCTAAATGCGCCCAATGGGTGTCCACAATATCCGGTGTACGATGCCAAGCCCCTTTATCACGACCATGTCGATGGGTTGTTCGTCCATGAGGTACCGCTGCTTCAATGGCAAAACGAATATTTTGCAAGCTATCAGGCAAATCAGACGCGGTTAGGGATGTACGCACGGCGATCATTCCACACCCAATATCCACCCCAACCGCCGCAGGAATAATCGCTCCTTTGGTTGGGATCACGCTCCCGATGGTTGATCCTTTCCCAACATGCACATCTGGCATTACCGCTAAGTGTTTAAAAATAAATGGCATTTTTGCGGTGTTTTGTAATTGTGTTACTGCTTTCGGGTCAACGGGAACCCCGTTAGTCCACATTTTTACCGGTACGCCACTTTCTTGAATTATTTGATTAAAGTTATTATTACTCATTGTTATTCCTTAATTTTTACCAATCCATTTAATACTTGGTCTAATCCACCGTAAACGGAAATTTGATCGATTCGATGTGCAATACTTTCTAAGGTTTCTAGCTCTTTTAAGCGCAGCGCAACAGGGTTGTTTTCCATCACTTTTGCCGTA of the Providencia rettgeri genome contains:
- a CDS encoding nucleotidyltransferase domain-containing protein, giving the protein METNSGSVSVLMKERICSTLKDIEESHHVKILFACESGSRGWGFASRDSDYDVRFIYVHKLDWYLTLDPKRDVIEKPIDDELDISGWELSKALRLMRNSNPALIEWLHSPIVYFKDEDFFAELEELATKFYSPLKSRYHYLSISKRNLHTDFKGKEVKLKKYFYLLRAILALRWIAIHKNMPPMAFSELVAATVTDKLVLAEIKELLEIKSNVDESHYGARRPAIDALVAESIERAERLAFPEPFCRDSHLLDDFFRTVVLKNN
- a CDS encoding RtcB family protein, translating into MSNNNFNQIIQESGVPVKMWTNGVPVDPKAVTQLQNTAKMPFIFKHLAVMPDVHVGKGSTIGSVIPTKGAIIPAAVGVDIGCGMIAVRTSLTASDLPDSLQNIRFAIEAAVPHGRTTHRHGRDKGAWHRTPDIVDTHWAHLDEDFKRICDKYPKLRGTNHYNHLGTLGTGNHFIELCLDEQDRVWVMLHSGSRGVGNAIGNLFISLAQKDMQQHIANLPDRDLAYFEEGSVHFNDYMEAVGWAQDFARHNREVMMHRVLEALSREIPKPFTTQQEAVNCHHNYVQKEQHFGEEVLVTRKGAVSARKGQMGIIPGSMGAKSFIVRGLGDEESFCSCSHGAGRVMSRTEAKKRFSINDQKIATAHVECRKDSDVIDEIPMAYKDIDAVMAAQSSLVEIVHTLRQVVCVKG